One segment of Stappia sp. 28M-7 DNA contains the following:
- a CDS encoding alpha/beta fold hydrolase yields MRGAAPPMKGLALAPRLPVAFAGTVGLLDLAGGDVGVVICEPWGYEAQCARRALRVLSDRLSALGCPVLRYDQPGSGDALASAADIGGLAPFDAALASACETLLRDTRATRVVLVGLGLGAALCLRHAGAHPDTVAGLVLLAPPAKGRMWLRELQARAVMIGEVTGSAPAPGPGEALRIAGLPMSDALAAELRALDLTALDQMPACPVLALAREGRAAEGTLCETLAAATGGEAGIMTGYDELMTDPTGSLVPEADYSRVLSWVQSLLPQAAGVAPVTTDGAPVLPAARLAGPSFTETLCLFGPQETMVGVWCAPADPDPQALPVILLNAGGNPRAGWARGGVELARALAASGVPSFRFDIADIGDSRPLPGGPEVVHYHAGLPAQLSAAIDLCQAMGGGDRVVVTGNCGGAYLALNGALSDTRIAHVVAVNLQRFLWDPRDDVAEVLRFGHSSASEYGRKLFDPSKWKRVLAGKSDPLGILRSLAVRAWRQGERRLAPWLFGLAPFSRLYRKVHANLAALSLRGVAIVLVFSEGDPGLVQLDTFFGEGWKRLAAYPNIDVVMIPDADHNLTPEAARLALREQVIGAALAESMSEAAGAQPAA; encoded by the coding sequence ATGCGAGGCGCTGCGCCGCCGATGAAAGGTCTTGCCCTCGCCCCGCGCCTGCCGGTGGCCTTCGCGGGAACGGTCGGCCTGCTTGACCTGGCCGGCGGCGATGTCGGCGTGGTGATCTGCGAGCCTTGGGGCTACGAGGCGCAATGCGCCCGCCGCGCCCTGCGGGTCCTGTCCGATCGCCTGTCGGCGCTGGGCTGCCCGGTGCTGCGCTACGACCAGCCCGGCTCCGGCGATGCGCTCGCCTCCGCCGCCGATATCGGCGGGCTCGCCCCGTTCGACGCCGCGCTCGCCTCCGCTTGCGAGACCTTGTTGCGGGACACCCGCGCCACCCGCGTCGTGCTGGTCGGTCTCGGCCTGGGTGCGGCCCTGTGCCTGCGCCATGCGGGCGCCCATCCCGACACCGTAGCGGGCCTCGTGCTGCTGGCGCCTCCGGCCAAGGGCCGCATGTGGCTGCGCGAGTTGCAGGCCCGCGCCGTGATGATCGGCGAGGTCACCGGCTCGGCCCCGGCGCCCGGGCCCGGTGAGGCTTTGCGCATCGCCGGCCTGCCGATGTCCGACGCGCTGGCCGCCGAGCTGCGCGCGCTCGATCTGACCGCGCTCGATCAAATGCCCGCCTGTCCGGTTCTGGCGCTGGCGCGCGAAGGACGCGCCGCGGAAGGGACCTTGTGCGAGACGCTTGCCGCTGCCACCGGCGGCGAAGCCGGCATCATGACCGGCTATGACGAGCTGATGACCGACCCGACCGGTTCTCTCGTGCCGGAGGCAGACTACTCTCGCGTCCTGTCCTGGGTGCAGAGCCTGCTGCCGCAGGCTGCTGGTGTCGCTCCCGTTACCACCGATGGCGCGCCGGTGCTGCCTGCCGCCCGGCTTGCCGGGCCGTCCTTCACGGAGACGCTGTGCCTTTTCGGCCCGCAGGAGACGATGGTCGGCGTCTGGTGCGCACCGGCCGATCCGGACCCTCAGGCCCTTCCGGTGATCCTGCTCAATGCCGGCGGCAATCCGCGCGCGGGCTGGGCGCGCGGTGGGGTGGAGCTTGCCCGTGCGCTCGCGGCCTCCGGCGTCCCCTCCTTCCGCTTCGACATTGCCGATATCGGCGACAGCCGGCCGCTGCCCGGCGGGCCGGAGGTGGTCCACTATCATGCGGGCCTGCCGGCGCAGCTCTCCGCCGCCATCGACCTCTGCCAGGCGATGGGCGGCGGCGATCGCGTCGTGGTCACGGGCAATTGCGGCGGCGCCTATCTGGCGCTCAATGGCGCGCTCTCCGACACACGCATCGCCCATGTGGTCGCGGTCAACCTGCAGCGCTTCTTGTGGGACCCGCGCGACGACGTTGCCGAGGTGCTCCGCTTCGGCCACAGCTCGGCGAGCGAATACGGCCGCAAGCTGTTTGACCCCAGCAAGTGGAAGCGGGTGCTCGCCGGAAAGTCCGACCCGCTCGGCATCCTGCGCAGCCTTGCCGTGCGGGCCTGGCGGCAGGGCGAGCGGCGTCTTGCGCCCTGGCTCTTCGGTCTGGCACCGTTCTCGCGGCTCTATCGTAAGGTGCATGCCAATCTCGCGGCGCTGTCTTTGCGCGGCGTTGCCATCGTCCTCGTCTTCAGCGAGGGCGATCCGGGGCTGGTGCAGCTCGACACGTTCTTCGGCGAAGGGTGGAAGCGTCTGGCCGCCTATCCGAATATCGATGTCGTCA